A window from Pseudomonadota bacterium encodes these proteins:
- a CDS encoding cytoplasmic protein: protein MVKNSFNLTHPLGRLVENETEIIQDGGFGAILAYAGVGKTALLIQLAIYNLLNERNVLHISLNDPVKKVGLWYKEVYRNIAFQHSIADQEQIFENLLPHRFIMTFEVEGFSVPKLEERLTDLMEQNIFRPRVILIDGLPFDVSQKESLIELQRFAQQHSLKLWFTVRISRDDKPHGIPAHFNDIEYLFEKTILIQPEGKDIQLKALKGGKPDSDESELFIDPTTMLIKENNWIQHIR, encoded by the coding sequence ATGGTAAAAAATAGTTTTAATCTTACCCATCCATTGGGAAGACTGGTAGAAAACGAAACGGAAATAATTCAGGATGGCGGTTTTGGCGCTATCCTGGCATATGCGGGTGTAGGTAAAACGGCTCTTCTTATTCAACTGGCAATATATAATCTGCTTAATGAGAGAAATGTACTACACATAAGCTTGAATGATCCGGTAAAAAAAGTCGGCCTGTGGTATAAGGAAGTGTACCGCAACATTGCATTTCAGCACAGCATTGCCGACCAGGAACAGATATTTGAAAACCTGCTGCCGCACAGATTTATAATGACATTTGAAGTGGAGGGCTTTAGTGTTCCAAAACTGGAAGAAAGGCTTACCGACCTTATGGAACAAAATATTTTCCGTCCGCGTGTTATTCTAATTGATGGTCTTCCCTTTGATGTTTCGCAGAAAGAATCTCTTATAGAGCTTCAACGCTTTGCTCAACAACACTCTCTTAAGCTCTGGTTTACGGTTCGCATCAGCAGAGATGATAAACCCCATGGAATTCCGGCACATTTTAATGATATTGAGTATCTTTTTGAAAAAACAATACTAATTCAGCCTGAAGGAAAAGATATTCAACTTAAGGCTCTTAAAGGAGGAAAACCTGATTCGGATGAATCCGAACTTTTTATCGATCCGACAACTATGCTTATTAAAGAAAACAACTGGATACAGCACATAAGATGA